A genomic stretch from Helianthus annuus cultivar XRQ/B chromosome 1, HanXRQr2.0-SUNRISE, whole genome shotgun sequence includes:
- the LOC110878275 gene encoding auxin response factor 16-like isoform X2 has protein sequence MGCSDVPCPVRTVLTGFLGRTGRNITVGEAERSRVTIIELLQQSPEQDAASVLFSSTITNKRNSVKVSVELVVEAANLEFASQPFEVLYHPRTSTPEF, from the exons ATG GGATGTTCAGATGTTCCTTGTCCTGTTCGGACGGTTTTGACGGGATTTCTGGGCCGAACAG GCCGTAATATTACGGTTGGTGAGGCTGAAAGAAGCAGAGTAACAATTATAGAGCTGCTACAACAGAGCCCAGAACAAGATGCTGCAAGTGTACTGTTTTCTTCAACTATAACCAACAAAAGGAATTCTGTGAAGGTGAGTGTAGAGTTGGTGGTTGAGGCTGCGAATCTCGAGTTTGCTAGCCAGCCGTTTGAGGTGCTGTACCACCCTCGCACAAGCACGCCTGAGTTCTGA
- the LOC110878275 gene encoding auxin response factor 16-like isoform X1 gives MFRCSLSCSDGFDGISGPNRTCRKKGRNITVGEAERSRVTIIELLQQSPEQDAASVLFSSTITNKRNSVKVSVELVVEAANLEFASQPFEVLYHPRTSTPEF, from the exons ATGTTCAGATGTTCCTTGTCCTGTTCGGACGGTTTTGACGGGATTTCTGGGCCGAACAG GACTTGCAGAAAAAAAG GCCGTAATATTACGGTTGGTGAGGCTGAAAGAAGCAGAGTAACAATTATAGAGCTGCTACAACAGAGCCCAGAACAAGATGCTGCAAGTGTACTGTTTTCTTCAACTATAACCAACAAAAGGAATTCTGTGAAGGTGAGTGTAGAGTTGGTGGTTGAGGCTGCGAATCTCGAGTTTGCTAGCCAGCCGTTTGAGGTGCTGTACCACCCTCGCACAAGCACGCCTGAGTTCTGA